A genomic window from Terriglobia bacterium includes:
- a CDS encoding type II toxin-antitoxin system RelE/ParE family toxin, producing MRVRWLRTALANLEAEYIAEDNPAAAGRVVQRILRAVDLLKENPAMGRAGRVAGTRELVVADTPYIIPYRVRGDAVEILRVFHAARKWPGKV from the coding sequence GTGCGCGTTAGATGGCTGCGGACAGCACTGGCCAATCTGGAAGCGGAATACATTGCGGAAGATAATCCTGCCGCAGCGGGGCGTGTGGTGCAGAGGATTTTGCGCGCCGTGGATCTTCTCAAGGAGAATCCAGCGATGGGCCGGGCGGGGCGAGTTGCGGGGACGCGAGAGTTGGTGGTCGCCGATACGCCGTACATTATTCCGTACCGGGTTCGCGGGGACGCGGTGGAAATCCTGCGGGTCTTTCACGCGGCCCGGAAGTGGCCTGGGAAAGTTTGA
- a CDS encoding NAD(P)/FAD-dependent oxidoreductase — translation MADRHRVVILGGGFGGLHAAQALKRAPVDVTLLDRRNFHLFQPLLYQVATGSLSPGEIAAPLRSVLSRQKNARVLLGEAQDVDPQARRVLLRDGAALEYDTLIVATGSEASFYGNEAWSEWAPSLKTVEDATAIRHKILYAFERAERAASEEEVRACLTFVIVGAGATGLELAGALAEIARQTLKNDFRRIRPQEAQIILLEGGPRVLAAFPEDLAAKAESLLTRLGVRVLKNVQVTAIERDGVVYRSGQETGRIQARTVLWAGGIQATEFGKRLAARTGAETDRSGRMKVLPDLSLRNFPQIFVIGDLALVHREDGQALPGVAPVAMQEGSYVARAIQRRLAAAPPLPAFRYADKGHLAVIGRAAAVANILGIHLSGWPAWLVWLFIHLMYIVEFQNRVLVFIQWGFEYLTFNRGARLITGGTAADSVEQETAAAGSGDCVERKQTDG, via the coding sequence ATGGCCGACCGGCATCGCGTGGTGATTCTGGGAGGCGGGTTCGGCGGGCTCCATGCGGCGCAGGCGCTGAAGCGCGCGCCGGTGGACGTGACCCTGCTGGACCGCCGCAATTTTCATCTTTTCCAGCCGCTGCTCTATCAGGTGGCCACCGGCTCGCTCTCGCCGGGGGAGATCGCCGCGCCGTTGCGCAGCGTCTTGAGCCGGCAGAAGAACGCGCGCGTGCTGCTGGGCGAGGCGCAGGATGTGGATCCGCAGGCGCGCCGCGTCCTGCTGCGCGACGGAGCGGCCCTCGAATACGACACGCTGATTGTCGCGACCGGCTCGGAAGCCTCTTTCTATGGCAACGAGGCCTGGAGCGAATGGGCGCCCAGCCTCAAGACGGTCGAAGACGCCACGGCGATCCGGCACAAGATCCTGTACGCCTTCGAGCGGGCCGAACGCGCCGCGAGCGAGGAAGAGGTTCGCGCGTGTCTTACGTTCGTGATTGTCGGAGCCGGGGCGACGGGTCTGGAGCTGGCCGGGGCGCTGGCGGAAATTGCCCGGCAGACGCTTAAGAATGATTTCCGGCGCATCCGCCCGCAGGAAGCGCAGATTATTCTGCTGGAAGGCGGGCCGCGCGTGCTGGCCGCTTTCCCTGAAGATCTTGCCGCGAAGGCGGAGAGTCTGCTCACGCGGTTGGGCGTGCGGGTACTGAAGAACGTGCAGGTCACGGCGATCGAGCGTGATGGCGTGGTTTACCGGAGCGGGCAGGAAACGGGGCGCATCCAGGCGAGGACCGTCCTGTGGGCCGGGGGAATTCAGGCGACGGAGTTCGGCAAGAGGCTCGCCGCGCGCACCGGCGCGGAAACCGACCGCAGCGGCCGCATGAAAGTGCTTCCCGACTTGTCGCTGCGCAATTTTCCCCAGATCTTCGTCATCGGTGATCTAGCTCTGGTGCACCGCGAGGACGGCCAGGCGCTGCCCGGCGTGGCGCCGGTGGCCATGCAGGAGGGCAGTTACGTCGCGCGCGCCATTCAGAGGCGGCTGGCCGCCGCCCCGCCTCTGCCCGCCTTCCGCTATGCCGACAAGGGACATCTGGCGGTCATCGGGCGGGCCGCGGCGGTGGCGAATATTTTGGGGATTCATCTCTCCGGATGGCCGGCCTGGCTGGTCTGGCTCTTTATCCATCTGATGTACATCGTCGAATTCCAGAATCGCGTGCTGGTCTTTATTCAGTGGGGCTTCGAATATTTGACGTTCAACCGCGGGGCGCGCCTGATCACCGGCGGCACTGCCGCCGATAGCGTGGAGCAGGAGACCGCCGCGGCGGGCAGCGGCGACTGCGTTGAAA
- a CDS encoding CopG family transcriptional regulator, translated as MAGEKILTLRLDGGLRGKLDKLAVAMRRSRSFLAAEAIRDYVALNSWQIEEIHKGLAEAERGEFASESEVKRVAKKWARRAR; from the coding sequence ATGGCGGGAGAGAAAATCCTTACGCTGCGGCTGGACGGGGGGTTGCGGGGCAAGCTGGACAAGCTCGCGGTGGCGATGCGGCGATCGCGGTCGTTTCTGGCGGCGGAAGCGATCCGCGACTATGTGGCCCTCAACAGCTGGCAGATTGAGGAGATTCACAAGGGGTTGGCGGAAGCGGAGCGCGGGGAGTTTGCAAGCGAGAGCGAAGTAAAGCGCGTAGCGAAGAAGTGGGCTCGGCGTGCGCGTTAG
- the amrS gene encoding AmmeMemoRadiSam system radical SAM enzyme, with protein MEELKVLQKSPALHEARWWEPEPEGRVHCYLCPRHCHIHPGQAGFCFIRVNEGGKLYSLGYGAPAALQIDPIEKKPLNHFLPGTRIFSMGTAGCNMGCFFCQNWSISKSRSDQSRAQLLPPEDVVLLALRHGCPSIAFTYNEPTIWGEYVVDICAAAKEHGVNTVMVTNGYVTYEAFHDIFDHVDAANVDLKAFTEKFYGKVTLTHLKPVLETLQFLKNETNLWFEITNLIIPTLNDDPAETRQLAEWVVEHLGPDVPLHFTAFHPAFKLQDKPPTPPETLHRARKIAREAGVHYVYEGNIYSEGAHTYCPKCAALLIRRSWHDVLENNLRDGACGKCGLAIAGRWENPHGKTERKGRPRDAEIAEKYGHLNL; from the coding sequence ATGGAAGAACTCAAGGTCCTCCAGAAGTCCCCCGCACTCCACGAAGCGCGCTGGTGGGAACCCGAGCCCGAAGGGCGCGTCCACTGCTACCTCTGCCCGCGGCACTGCCACATTCATCCCGGGCAGGCGGGCTTCTGCTTCATCCGCGTCAACGAAGGCGGCAAGCTCTACAGCCTGGGCTACGGCGCGCCCGCGGCGCTGCAAATCGATCCCATCGAAAAGAAGCCGTTGAATCATTTTCTGCCCGGGACGCGGATCTTCTCGATGGGCACGGCGGGCTGCAACATGGGCTGCTTCTTCTGCCAGAACTGGAGCATCTCGAAGTCGCGCAGCGACCAGTCGCGCGCGCAACTGCTGCCGCCGGAGGACGTGGTACTGCTGGCGCTGCGCCATGGCTGCCCCTCGATCGCCTTCACCTACAACGAGCCGACCATCTGGGGCGAGTACGTGGTGGACATCTGCGCTGCGGCGAAGGAGCACGGGGTGAACACGGTGATGGTTACCAACGGGTATGTAACCTACGAAGCCTTCCACGATATTTTCGATCACGTGGACGCCGCCAACGTGGACCTGAAAGCTTTCACCGAGAAGTTCTACGGCAAGGTCACGCTCACGCACCTCAAGCCGGTGCTGGAGACGCTGCAGTTTCTGAAGAACGAGACCAACCTCTGGTTCGAGATCACCAACCTGATCATTCCCACGCTCAACGACGATCCGGCGGAGACGCGCCAGCTGGCGGAGTGGGTGGTGGAGCATCTGGGGCCGGACGTGCCGCTGCATTTCACCGCCTTCCACCCTGCTTTCAAGCTGCAGGATAAGCCGCCGACGCCGCCGGAGACGCTGCACCGCGCGCGGAAGATCGCGCGCGAGGCGGGGGTGCACTACGTTTACGAAGGAAACATCTACAGCGAGGGCGCGCACACCTACTGCCCGAAATGCGCGGCGCTGCTGATCCGGCGCTCCTGGCACGACGTCCTGGAAAACAATCTGCGCGACGGCGCGTGCGGGAAGTGCGGGTTGGCCATCGCCGGCCGCTGGGAAAATCCGCACGGGAAGACGGAAAGAAAAGGCCGGCCCAGAGACGCAGAGATCGCGGAGAAGTACGGCCACTTGAACCTGTAA